The following are encoded together in the Robertmurraya sp. FSL R5-0851 genome:
- a CDS encoding MFS transporter, whose protein sequence is MENKAISQKKLLSIAGLGWMFDAMDVGMLSFIIAALNADWGLTPEQMGWIGSVNSIGMAVGALVFGIWADRIGRKNIFIITLLLFSLASGASAFTTTLAAFLVLRFFVGMGLGGELPVASTLVSESVPAKDRGRVVVLLESFWAFGWLLSALISYFIIPSYGWKIALIISAIPAFYALYLRVNLPDSPAFSKKKVEKRTVIQNIQDVWSKDHSRSTFVLWVVWFTVVFSYYGMFLWLPSVMVMKGFSMIKSFEYVLIMTLAQLPGYYTAAWLIEKLGRKFVLVTYLLGTAASALVFGNAETTAILMTAGILLSFFNLGAWGALYAYTPEQYPAVIRGTGSGMAASIGRVGGILGPLLVGSLVAAGYSIGFIFTIFCISIVVGVVVLAFFGRETKQIELT, encoded by the coding sequence ATGGAAAATAAAGCAATTTCACAAAAAAAATTACTCAGCATCGCAGGTCTTGGTTGGATGTTTGATGCGATGGATGTTGGTATGCTTTCTTTTATCATTGCAGCTCTAAATGCTGATTGGGGATTAACTCCTGAACAAATGGGTTGGATTGGAAGTGTGAACTCGATAGGGATGGCTGTTGGTGCTCTCGTTTTTGGTATTTGGGCAGATCGAATTGGAAGAAAGAATATTTTTATTATTACTCTACTATTATTTTCATTAGCGAGCGGAGCTTCAGCCTTTACTACCACTTTAGCAGCTTTTCTCGTTTTGCGATTCTTTGTAGGAATGGGGTTGGGAGGAGAATTACCTGTTGCCTCAACACTTGTTTCTGAAAGTGTACCAGCTAAAGATCGTGGACGTGTCGTTGTTCTCCTTGAGAGCTTTTGGGCATTTGGATGGCTTCTATCTGCACTTATTTCGTACTTTATTATCCCATCCTATGGTTGGAAAATTGCCTTGATTATTAGTGCTATTCCAGCGTTTTACGCACTTTATTTACGAGTAAACTTACCGGATTCACCAGCATTTTCAAAAAAGAAGGTAGAAAAAAGAACGGTGATTCAAAATATCCAAGACGTATGGTCAAAAGATCACTCACGTTCTACCTTTGTATTATGGGTTGTTTGGTTTACTGTTGTATTCTCTTATTACGGTATGTTCTTATGGTTACCAAGTGTGATGGTCATGAAGGGTTTTAGCATGATTAAGAGCTTTGAATATGTGCTTATCATGACGTTAGCTCAACTTCCAGGTTACTATACAGCGGCATGGTTAATTGAAAAACTAGGACGCAAATTTGTATTAGTCACCTATTTATTAGGAACTGCAGCTTCGGCACTAGTGTTCGGTAATGCTGAGACGACTGCCATCTTAATGACAGCGGGGATTCTATTATCGTTCTTTAACCTCGGTGCATGGGGAGCATTATATGCATATACCCCAGAACAGTATCCAGCTGTGATTCGTGGGACAGGCTCTGGGATGGCCGCTTCGATCGGTCGTGTGGGTGGTATCCTTGGTCCATTATTGGTTGGATCACTAGTTGCAGCAGGCTATTCTATCGGCTTTATTTTTACGATATTCTGTATTAGTATCGTTGTGGGAGTGGTTGTATTAGCGTTCTTTGGTAGAGAGACAAAACAAAT